A single region of the Thermoanaerobacterium aotearoense genome encodes:
- a CDS encoding UPF0182 family membrane protein, whose protein sequence is MKRGNLAIIILLISIFLIAALFASLANLIVDIQWFNSLNYLGVFFKKFLTQLTIGVPSFVVIFILSYFYLNRMVKDYAKFAQDIEIKSVRKRFRGVVIGLSIFVSFLISVFISANWWNDFLFYINSANFGVKDPIFNKDISLYMFRLPFLLDVYDLLIVIIPILIVATIIVYGLMYLSDKTRFYEISDRGGFFRAIYNKEILMIAFRQIAVLGFVFFAVLSLGYYLKAYGILYSKSGVVFGAGYTDVHVRLLFYRILMLASIISGVLFMIGAFRQKLKYIIASPVIIVAIMILSTVSQMVVQNFIVAPNELDKEKTYLKYNIDFTQKAFDLNNVEERNYDLSGDIDKKVLDENQDTINNIRINDYRPVSQIYNQLQSIRLYYKFNDIDIDRYMINGNYRQVFISAREMNLDNLASQAKNWINMHLKYTHGYGVVMSTVNDVTATGQPDMVIKNIPPVSSTNIKITRPEIYFGELTNTYAIVNTKTGEFDYPAGDTNKENFYSGKSGIPMTFLNKLLYTIYTGNIKILLSTDITADSRMLLFRNIKDRVQRIAPFLIYDDDPYIVVDNGKLYWMIDAYTYSGNYPYSEPYGDTGINYIRNSVKVVVDAYTGDVKYYISDKNDPIIKVYSRIFPGLFKNIDEMPQGLKAHIRYPQYMFDIQASVYKNYHMSDPQVFYNKEDSWDIAKEKFTGKIEPEESQYVIMKLPGEKTAEYVLMIPYTPATKDNMVAWMAARMDGNNYGKLVVYKFPKSTVVYGPMQIENMIDQDPNISKEMSLWDQKGSSIIRGNLLTLPIDDSMLYVEPIYIQSSNENAIPEVKRVILAYKDKIVMEDTLANALNKLFNLQTPAQPQVPQVQTNETQQELIKKANDIYNNAMNASKNGDWTDFGKNLDELGSVLNDLNNSIKK, encoded by the coding sequence TTGAAAAGAGGGAATTTGGCAATAATCATTTTATTGATATCCATATTTTTAATTGCAGCTTTATTTGCAAGTCTTGCAAACCTTATTGTGGACATACAGTGGTTTAACAGCTTGAATTATTTAGGGGTCTTTTTTAAAAAGTTTTTGACACAGCTTACTATAGGTGTGCCATCGTTTGTAGTAATCTTTATCCTTTCTTATTTCTACCTGAATAGAATGGTCAAAGACTATGCAAAGTTTGCCCAGGACATTGAAATCAAAAGTGTACGCAAAAGATTTAGAGGTGTAGTTATAGGCTTATCGATATTTGTAAGCTTTTTGATTTCTGTATTTATCTCTGCAAATTGGTGGAACGACTTTTTGTTTTACATAAATTCTGCGAATTTCGGCGTAAAAGATCCGATTTTTAATAAAGACATAAGCCTTTACATGTTTAGACTGCCATTTCTTTTAGACGTATATGATCTACTTATTGTCATAATACCGATACTCATAGTCGCCACTATAATCGTCTATGGACTCATGTACCTGTCTGACAAGACGAGATTTTATGAGATATCAGACAGAGGAGGTTTTTTTAGAGCTATTTACAACAAAGAAATACTGATGATAGCGTTTAGGCAGATTGCTGTATTGGGCTTTGTATTTTTTGCTGTCCTTTCATTAGGTTATTACTTAAAGGCTTATGGAATATTGTACTCTAAAAGCGGCGTCGTTTTTGGCGCAGGCTATACGGATGTTCATGTGAGGCTTTTGTTTTACAGGATTTTAATGTTGGCATCAATAATTTCTGGCGTTTTATTTATGATTGGCGCGTTTAGGCAAAAGCTTAAATATATAATAGCATCACCTGTAATAATCGTTGCTATCATGATTTTATCGACTGTATCTCAAATGGTTGTTCAAAATTTCATCGTCGCACCAAACGAGCTTGACAAGGAAAAGACTTATTTGAAGTACAATATTGACTTTACTCAAAAAGCATTTGACTTAAATAATGTTGAAGAGAGAAATTACGATTTAAGCGGCGATATAGACAAAAAGGTATTAGATGAAAACCAGGATACCATAAACAACATCAGGATAAACGATTATAGGCCTGTAAGCCAGATATACAACCAACTTCAAAGCATAAGGCTTTACTATAAATTCAATGATATAGATATCGATAGGTATATGATAAATGGAAACTACAGGCAAGTTTTTATATCTGCAAGGGAGATGAATCTTGACAATCTGGCAAGCCAAGCGAAAAATTGGATCAACATGCACCTTAAGTACACACATGGGTATGGCGTCGTGATGTCAACAGTAAATGATGTAACAGCTACAGGACAGCCAGACATGGTGATAAAAAATATTCCGCCTGTTAGCAGTACAAATATAAAGATAACGAGGCCTGAGATATACTTTGGGGAGCTTACAAACACATACGCAATAGTAAATACTAAGACAGGTGAATTTGATTACCCTGCAGGGGATACAAACAAAGAAAATTTTTACTCTGGCAAATCAGGCATACCGATGACGTTTCTAAACAAGCTTTTGTACACAATTTATACTGGCAACATAAAAATACTTTTATCTACTGACATTACGGCTGATAGCAGGATGCTTCTTTTTAGAAATATAAAGGATAGAGTTCAAAGGATAGCTCCGTTTTTGATATACGATGATGATCCATATATAGTAGTAGATAATGGCAAACTGTATTGGATGATTGATGCATATACGTATTCGGGAAATTATCCGTATTCAGAGCCTTATGGGGATACAGGCATAAATTACATAAGAAATTCTGTTAAAGTCGTCGTTGATGCTTATACAGGCGATGTAAAGTACTATATATCTGATAAAAATGACCCTATAATAAAGGTGTACAGCAGAATATTTCCCGGGCTATTCAAAAACATAGACGAGATGCCACAAGGTTTAAAGGCACATATAAGGTATCCTCAGTATATGTTTGATATACAAGCAAGTGTTTATAAAAATTATCACATGTCGGATCCGCAGGTTTTTTACAACAAAGAAGACTCTTGGGATATAGCAAAGGAGAAATTTACAGGGAAAATAGAACCTGAGGAGTCACAGTATGTCATAATGAAGCTTCCAGGAGAAAAAACTGCTGAGTACGTTTTGATGATTCCGTATACGCCAGCCACGAAAGACAACATGGTGGCTTGGATGGCAGCAAGGATGGATGGCAATAACTATGGAAAATTGGTAGTCTATAAGTTTCCAAAAAGCACTGTCGTGTATGGGCCTATGCAGATTGAGAACATGATCGATCAAGATCCGAATATTTCAAAAGAGATGAGCTTGTGGGATCAAAAAGGATCAAGCATCATAAGGGGCAATTTGCTGACGTTGCCGATTGATGATTCTATGCTTTACGTTGAGCCTATCTATATACAGTCATCAAATGAAAATGCAATACCTGAAGTGAAAAGGGTCATTCTGGCGTACAAGGACAAAATAGTGATGGAAGATACACTTGCAAATGCGTTAAACAAGCTATTTAATTTGCAAACACCAGCACAGCCACAGGTTCCACAAGTGCAGACGAATGAAACCCAGCAGGAACTTATAAAGAAGGCAAATGACATATATAATAATGCAATGAATGCTTCAAAAAATGGCGATTGGACAGATTTCGGCAAAAATCTCGATGAGCTTGGAAGCGTGCTTAACGATTTAAACAATAGCATAAAGAAGTGA
- a CDS encoding LCP family protein produces the protein MKRALKISLLVILGIALSIGTGVFMFYRNLNVVNTEENPVTTNAQVKTSKQSSSSQNKKNILFVGDADGLSDTIFVASFDANKKEIDMLSIPRDTYYPRPGYNAPTEKKINAAYSEQKIDGLKDAVENLLGIKIDNYVILTYDGFKDIIDTIGGVEVNIPFDMKYDDNVANPPLHINLKKGLQVLDGEEALQFVRYRHGYVDGDIGRINAQQEFLKSFIKKVTSPTIITKIPSLAITLSKNLKTDLTAKDITTYALDFVKNKPQNINTSILPGEGGYMGDYSYYFVDQQKAMEVASEMFGNGLSNDSVSTVSQITYSPLNSTISVAVYNGTKVQGLAAKYAEELKSLGFNVIKIANADAKNYDESCVYADTSIDKANKVAGALSIKNVLNGENSSSADVTVIIGNDKK, from the coding sequence ATGAAAAGGGCTTTGAAAATTTCCCTTCTTGTCATTTTAGGAATCGCTTTATCTATTGGCACAGGCGTTTTTATGTTTTATAGAAATTTAAACGTTGTAAATACCGAAGAAAATCCCGTCACAACTAACGCTCAAGTTAAAACATCTAAACAAAGTAGCAGTAGTCAGAATAAAAAAAATATACTATTTGTCGGTGATGCCGATGGCCTATCTGACACCATATTTGTGGCAAGCTTTGATGCAAATAAAAAAGAAATCGATATGTTATCGATTCCACGCGATACCTATTATCCAAGGCCAGGCTACAATGCACCAACTGAGAAAAAAATCAACGCGGCGTACTCTGAACAAAAAATAGACGGCTTAAAAGATGCAGTGGAAAATCTGTTAGGGATAAAAATAGACAACTACGTGATTTTAACATACGACGGCTTCAAAGATATCATTGACACCATAGGCGGCGTTGAGGTAAACATACCATTTGACATGAAATACGACGACAACGTAGCAAATCCCCCACTTCACATAAACCTAAAGAAAGGACTTCAGGTATTAGATGGTGAAGAAGCTTTGCAATTTGTGCGTTATAGACATGGTTATGTAGATGGCGATATAGGAAGAATAAATGCCCAGCAAGAATTTTTGAAGTCATTCATCAAAAAAGTCACATCGCCTACAATAATAACGAAAATTCCATCGCTGGCCATAACCCTAAGTAAAAACTTGAAAACAGACTTGACAGCAAAAGACATCACAACATACGCATTAGACTTCGTCAAAAACAAGCCTCAAAACATAAATACTTCTATACTGCCAGGAGAAGGCGGATACATGGGTGATTACAGCTATTATTTTGTAGACCAGCAAAAAGCCATGGAAGTGGCATCAGAAATGTTTGGAAACGGCCTAAGCAATGATTCTGTAAGCACAGTTTCGCAAATAACGTATTCACCTTTAAACAGCACTATTTCTGTTGCAGTCTACAATGGGACAAAAGTGCAAGGACTGGCTGCAAAGTACGCTGAGGAATTGAAAAGTCTTGGCTTTAATGTAATCAAAATTGCCAATGCTGATGCGAAAAATTACGATGAATCATGTGTTTACGCAGATACCAGCATTGATAAGGCCAATAAAGTCGCCGGTGCTTTGTCTATAAAAAATGTATTAAATGGTGAAAATTCAAGCAGTGCAGATGTCACCGTCATAATAGGCAATGATAAAAAATAA
- the serS gene encoding serine--tRNA ligase, with amino-acid sequence MLDIKRIRNNPDEVKKAIELKKENSNIDEFLEIDEKRREILKELESLKNTRNKESENIAKLKKEGKDAEELIKEMKEISDKIKAMEGEVKQYDEKLEELLWTIPNIPHESVPVGDSDADNVEIRRWGEVREFDFEVKPHWDIGVELGLLDFEAASRVTGSRFTFYKGLGCRLERALINFMMDLHTEKHGYTEVFPPFMVHRRSMFGTGQLPKFEEDAFKVAGTDYFLIPTAEVPVTNMYRETIIDGEKLPIYNCAYSACFRQEAGSAGRDTRGLIRQHQFNKVELVKITEPEKSYEELEKMVSDAEDVLKTLGIPYRVVSICTGDLGFTAAKKYDLEVWMPSYGRYVEISSCSNCEDFQARRANIKYRPKDGGKAQYVHTLNGSGVAVGRTFAAILENYQQKDGSVVVPEALRPYMRCDVIRK; translated from the coding sequence ATGCTTGATATTAAAAGGATAAGGAATAATCCGGATGAGGTAAAGAAAGCTATTGAACTTAAAAAAGAAAACTCAAACATCGATGAATTTTTAGAGATTGACGAAAAGAGACGGGAAATCTTAAAGGAACTGGAATCTTTGAAAAACACCAGAAATAAAGAATCTGAAAACATAGCCAAACTGAAAAAAGAAGGCAAAGACGCTGAAGAATTGATAAAAGAGATGAAAGAAATATCCGACAAAATCAAGGCGATGGAAGGCGAAGTAAAGCAGTACGATGAGAAATTGGAAGAGCTTTTATGGACCATACCAAATATTCCTCATGAAAGCGTTCCAGTTGGAGACAGCGATGCTGATAACGTGGAAATCCGCAGATGGGGCGAAGTGAGAGAATTTGACTTTGAAGTAAAGCCACACTGGGACATTGGAGTTGAGTTGGGACTTTTAGACTTTGAGGCGGCATCGCGGGTTACAGGCTCCAGATTCACGTTTTACAAAGGATTAGGCTGTAGGCTGGAAAGGGCTCTTATAAACTTCATGATGGATCTTCACACAGAAAAACATGGATACACAGAGGTTTTCCCGCCTTTTATGGTTCATAGAAGAAGCATGTTTGGCACAGGACAGCTTCCTAAATTTGAGGAAGACGCATTTAAGGTGGCTGGGACAGATTATTTCTTGATACCGACTGCTGAAGTTCCTGTTACAAATATGTACAGAGAGACCATAATCGACGGTGAAAAACTTCCTATATACAATTGTGCCTATAGCGCTTGTTTCAGACAGGAAGCTGGTTCTGCAGGAAGGGATACAAGAGGATTAATAAGGCAGCACCAGTTTAATAAAGTAGAACTGGTAAAGATCACAGAGCCTGAGAAATCATACGAAGAACTTGAAAAGATGGTAAGCGATGCTGAAGATGTGCTGAAGACTTTAGGCATACCTTATAGGGTTGTATCTATATGCACTGGAGACCTTGGTTTCACTGCGGCAAAGAAGTACGACCTTGAGGTTTGGATGCCAAGCTATGGAAGGTATGTTGAGATATCATCTTGCAGCAACTGCGAAGACTTTCAGGCAAGGAGAGCAAACATCAAGTACAGGCCAAAAGATGGCGGAAAAGCGCAATATGTCCATACTCTAAATGGTTCAGGTGTGGCGGTAGGCAGGACTTTTGCAGCGATACTTGAGAACTATCAGCAAAAGGATGGCTCTGTAGTTGTTCCTGAAGCTTTAAGGCCGTATATGAGATGCGATGTTATAAGGAAGTAA
- the lepB gene encoding signal peptidase I, whose amino-acid sequence MKSNTKKEIVSWILTIGLAFIIAMFIRTYVFELVDVPTGSMLNTIQLNDKFIELKFIYRFEPIKRGDIVVFKYPDDPSVSFVKRVIGIGGDTIEIKNGILYRNGKPVKEPYLKEPMNKNETFGPYKVPPNHYFMLGDNRNQSLDSRYWKNKYVSKDAIMGKIVFRIWPLSRFGSMIGK is encoded by the coding sequence ATGAAGAGCAATACGAAAAAAGAGATTGTAAGTTGGATACTTACTATTGGGCTTGCTTTTATCATAGCTATGTTTATTAGGACGTATGTATTTGAGCTTGTTGATGTACCTACAGGTTCCATGCTTAACACTATACAGCTTAATGATAAGTTTATTGAATTAAAATTTATATACAGATTTGAGCCTATTAAAAGAGGTGACATAGTCGTATTTAAGTATCCTGACGATCCGTCTGTAAGCTTTGTAAAAAGGGTAATCGGCATTGGCGGAGATACCATCGAGATCAAAAATGGGATACTTTATAGAAACGGAAAGCCAGTAAAAGAGCCATACCTTAAAGAGCCTATGAATAAAAATGAGACATTTGGACCGTATAAAGTCCCACCTAATCACTACTTCATGTTGGGGGACAACCGCAATCAGTCTCTTGACTCAAGGTATTGGAAAAATAAATATGTATCCAAAGATGCTATAATGGGCAAAATAGTATTTAGAATTTGGCCTTTAAGCAGGTTTGGTTCTATGATTGGCAAATAA